A region of Enoplosus armatus isolate fEnoArm2 chromosome 14, fEnoArm2.hap1, whole genome shotgun sequence DNA encodes the following proteins:
- the LOC139296897 gene encoding proenkephalin-A-like codes for MAAPAHGTCAWVLVLGACVSLVVGTDCGKECALCVYRLLGQQSGFSSLTCSLECEGGLDSQKLRLCQDFLLEEENHIPLDADPRQQHEQEVVSAMTADEEDATSPEHQLAKKYGGFMKRYGGFMSRRSSSPEGALEEPGNQDEEENVRLEILKILNSAAEHGGEGNGQGGEAVKRYGGFMRRAEGGVVQGDLLEAVLGRGLKKRYGGFMRRVGRPEWLVDSSKSGGVLKRAWENGSELQKRYGGFMD; via the exons ATGGCTGCCCCTGCACACGGCACATGCGCGTGGGTGTTGGTCCTGGGCGCGTGCGTGTCGCTGGTGGTTGGAACGGACTGCGGGAAGGAGTGCGCACTGTGCGTGTACCGCCTGCTGGGACAGCAGTCTGGCTTTTCCTCGCTG ACATGCTCGCTTGAGTGCGAGGGTGGGTTGGACAGCCAGAAGCTCCGCCTTTGCCAGGACTTCCTATTGGAAGAGGAAAACCACATTCCTCTGGATGCTGACCCCCGTCAACAGCACGAACAGGAAGTAGTGAGCGCCATGACGGCTGACGAAGAGGACGCGACATCACCGGAACACCAGCTGGCCAAGAAGTACGGCGGCTTTATGAAGCGCTACGGTGGTTTCATGTCTCGCCGCTCCTCCTCTCCAGAGGGGGCACTAGAGGAACCTGGAAACCAGGATGAGGAAGAAAACGTGCGCCTGGAGATCCTAAAGATTCTCAATTCAGCGGCCGAGCATGGCGGCGAGGGGAATGGTCAGGGAGGCGAGGCGGTGAAGAGGTATGGGGGCTTCATGCGTCGGGCTGAGGGAGGGGTGGTGCAGGGCGACCTGCTGGAAGCGGTGTTAGGCCGTGGGCTTAAGAAGCGCTATGGAGGGTTCATGAGGCGCGTGGGCAGGCCCGAGTGGCTGGTGGACAGCAGCAAGAGTGGGGGGGTGTTGAAACGGGCTTGGGAGAACGGCAGCGAGCTACAGAAGAGGTATGGTGGGTTCATGGACTAG